One genomic segment of Leptospira kirschneri serovar Cynopteri str. 3522 CT includes these proteins:
- a CDS encoding DUF389 domain-containing protein: protein MQKKTSHNPEPNFWDLLGPLFEFINPLFHIRNDTDETGTIESIKRGVNFSGSALWTLIFAIFIASIGLNINSTAVIIGAMLISPLMGPIMGAGLALGIYDFELLKKSLRNLAVMTFLSLFTSAIYFLISPLSDAQSELLARTSPTIYDVLIAFIGGATGIVAGSRKDKISNAIPGVAIATALMPPLCTAGYGLANWNFKFFLGAFYLYLINSVFIGISTLIFVRYLKFQRTVYTDPAVDKKIYRYVYLLSFCLILPSIYFAYDIVVDSAFKRNAKSYLENQFTFEKSKILSANIVRKGGEKKIEVTMIGETLSEDVLSQLKTMLPKYGLEDTELKVIQSYRDSSQLNQQSGFSFQNETGSKIQEEKIHLLENELRILKDKDHLAQSVAKEINVLFPSVDSFSLGDFLVQNVQDFSSSKEVTVLVKWKHQVGSVERKRLELFLKLRLGLENLQVLDL from the coding sequence ATGCAAAAAAAAACTTCTCATAATCCAGAACCTAACTTTTGGGATTTATTGGGTCCTTTGTTCGAATTTATAAATCCTTTGTTTCATATCAGAAACGATACGGATGAAACAGGAACCATTGAATCGATTAAACGAGGAGTCAATTTTTCCGGTTCCGCTTTATGGACTTTGATTTTTGCAATCTTTATCGCTTCCATTGGTCTCAATATCAATTCCACAGCTGTGATCATCGGAGCCATGCTCATTTCCCCTTTGATGGGCCCGATCATGGGCGCAGGACTTGCTTTAGGAATTTATGATTTTGAACTTTTGAAAAAATCACTTCGCAATCTTGCAGTAATGACGTTTTTAAGTCTTTTTACATCCGCGATTTACTTTTTGATTTCACCCCTTTCCGACGCTCAATCAGAACTCCTAGCCAGAACATCTCCCACCATCTACGACGTGTTAATCGCTTTTATAGGCGGGGCCACCGGAATTGTGGCCGGCTCCAGAAAGGATAAAATTTCAAATGCAATTCCGGGAGTGGCAATCGCTACCGCTTTGATGCCTCCCCTTTGTACCGCTGGTTATGGTTTGGCCAATTGGAATTTTAAATTTTTCTTAGGCGCTTTTTATCTCTATTTGATCAACAGCGTTTTTATAGGCATCAGTACCTTGATTTTCGTCCGTTATCTGAAATTTCAACGCACCGTTTATACGGACCCGGCGGTTGATAAAAAAATTTACCGTTATGTGTATTTGCTGTCCTTCTGTTTGATTCTTCCTAGCATCTACTTCGCCTACGACATCGTAGTCGATTCTGCTTTTAAACGGAACGCCAAAAGTTATCTAGAAAATCAATTTACATTCGAAAAAAGTAAAATTCTATCTGCTAATATTGTTAGGAAAGGTGGTGAAAAAAAGATAGAAGTCACTATGATCGGAGAAACCTTGTCCGAAGACGTTCTTTCCCAATTGAAAACGATGCTTCCTAAATACGGTCTGGAAGATACGGAATTAAAAGTCATTCAATCCTATAGAGATAGCTCTCAATTGAATCAACAGTCAGGTTTTTCTTTCCAAAACGAAACGGGCTCTAAAATTCAGGAAGAAAAAATTCATCTTTTAGAAAACGAACTTAGGATTTTAAAAGATAAAGATCATCTGGCTCAATCCGTTGCCAAAGAGATCAACGTTTTGTTTCCTTCCGTTGATTCGTTTTCCTTGGGAGATTTTTTAGTCCAAAACGTTCAAGATTTTTCTTCTTCGAAAGAAGTAACAGTTCTCGTTAAATGGAAACATCAGGTTGGAAGTGTAGAAAGAAAACGATTGGAACTTTTTTTAAAACTCAGATTGGGTTTGGAAAATTTACAAGTCCTGGATCTCTAA
- a CDS encoding prolipoprotein diacylglyceryl transferase has translation MIDRIPVPFLNPLFKFLFNREWDGPSTFSILMMIGFLTASYLLPKELKRRKLEPEHSDWLLLLGILGTLVGAKIFFIFEIWDQIFVETPGFDGKYIYPLTHWYGFPGRMSLWDNLFSGSGLVFYGGFLFGILFITLYMKYFKLDIPSYLDAAVPSMAIGYAIGRLGCWVSGDGCYGFATDVKIPLLVFDYHGAHPSGVPVWNTPLIESIVSFLFFSYFQFWARNQNFKKFSIGAQYLVLHGFARLFVEFLRVNKAVFPLMDPPSLVNIPNAEQNPEFLTQYYWHGFSQSQLVSIAIILVGAFFIIKWKLWKKESTSNV, from the coding sequence CAAATTCTTATTCAATAGGGAATGGGACGGGCCATCCACATTCAGCATCCTAATGATGATCGGTTTTTTAACCGCATCTTATCTTCTTCCTAAAGAATTAAAACGTAGGAAGTTAGAACCAGAACATTCCGACTGGTTACTTCTTTTAGGAATCTTAGGTACTTTAGTAGGAGCAAAAATCTTTTTTATCTTTGAAATTTGGGATCAGATCTTTGTAGAAACACCCGGCTTTGATGGAAAATATATTTACCCACTCACTCATTGGTATGGTTTTCCAGGAAGAATGTCCCTTTGGGATAATCTATTTTCAGGAAGCGGACTCGTATTTTACGGAGGATTTTTATTTGGAATTCTTTTTATCACTCTTTACATGAAATACTTCAAACTAGACATTCCGTCCTACTTAGACGCTGCGGTTCCAAGTATGGCAATCGGTTACGCAATTGGTAGATTGGGTTGTTGGGTTTCTGGTGACGGATGTTATGGTTTTGCAACCGACGTCAAAATTCCACTTTTAGTTTTTGATTATCACGGAGCTCATCCTTCCGGTGTGCCCGTTTGGAACACTCCATTGATTGAATCGATCGTTTCGTTTTTATTCTTTTCTTATTTTCAGTTTTGGGCTAGAAATCAGAACTTTAAAAAATTTTCCATTGGAGCCCAATATTTAGTCTTACACGGTTTTGCAAGATTGTTTGTGGAATTTTTAAGAGTCAATAAAGCGGTGTTTCCTTTGATGGATCCCCCTTCACTCGTAAACATTCCGAACGCAGAACAAAATCCTGAATTTTTAACTCAGTATTACTGGCACGGTTTTTCTCAATCCCAATTAGTTTCTATTGCGATCATTTTAGTAGGTGCATTTTTTATCATAAAATGGAAACTCTGGAAAAAAGAAAGTACATCTAACGTTTAA
- a CDS encoding LemA family protein translates to MRIKLDFKFFLMMALVLSFLVFFNCGYNTIQEEDEAINASWAEILNQYQRRSDLIPNLVNTVKGYAAQEEKVLIEVTKARAGVGSIQADEKTLNNPELFRKYSQAQTQMTSALSRLLVITENYPELKSNENFRDLQAQLEGTENRITVARNRYIQAIQKYNVTIRKFPNNLTAKFFGFETKPSFSVENEKEISKPPEIKF, encoded by the coding sequence TTGAGAATTAAACTTGATTTTAAATTTTTTTTGATGATGGCTCTGGTTCTTTCGTTTTTAGTTTTCTTCAATTGTGGTTATAATACGATTCAAGAAGAAGATGAAGCGATCAACGCATCTTGGGCGGAAATACTCAATCAATATCAGAGAAGATCGGATCTGATTCCAAATTTAGTCAACACAGTAAAAGGTTATGCAGCCCAAGAAGAAAAAGTATTGATCGAAGTAACAAAAGCCAGAGCAGGAGTAGGTTCTATTCAAGCGGATGAAAAAACCTTAAATAACCCCGAACTTTTTAGAAAATATTCACAGGCACAAACACAGATGACTTCCGCACTTTCTAGACTGCTTGTGATCACAGAAAACTATCCCGAATTAAAATCCAACGAAAACTTTAGAGATCTACAAGCCCAACTCGAAGGAACCGAAAACAGAATCACCGTAGCCAGAAACAGATATATTCAAGCGATACAAAAATACAACGTCACAATTCGAAAATTTCCAAATAATTTAACTGCAAAGTTTTTCGGATTTGAAACCAAACCTTCTTTTAGTGTAGAAAACGAAAAAGAAATTTCCAAACCGCCTGAGATTAAATTTTAA
- a CDS encoding FtsK/SpoIIIE family DNA translocase, whose translation MESKSKEFKSAWNLQNGKMILPYLLLFAGIILTLSLGSFDSGEHGVEYNFFGRLGYYISYGMFFMFGAASFLPGLFTIGLGSLRLVKEGFELTNRLFSIPVFLLCYTVTLQVTGHVSTIPFASQGGFVGQLLSSGLEFVFGSTGKILIHLVFYFYGLILLLNESPLHFIGRAIGTAGAKYKEGFKSGFGKRGENLGSLFQSAVEKFQRKESAPPWISTNTNDWNDLQTKSLGNHRSSELQNTLHSTFGKEGKLSDFLSKVDKHSLETPKTSKIRFQNHGAFSGNFEKQGKVFRFESVSSSLSEKIREEKNFQKATSRWEIIDFRTSSFSNISSEKEPSITLVVPSESEIKKEWNQTNLILQSEKSQDKFSFEEKERIEQTDSELEKEFYEEESADSEEDFSEEETLSSETSIEKDISENLKTSTISSSKEVSTKHTSSSPEEEKLEPGLPFPPTTLVPEVKSKRSIYHVPLKSLKTTTTKIQDPLFKIEADKVARKIEEIIRQYGYESQVVSMERGPIITRYELTPPLGVKLGRITSLSDELRLYLAVKNIRIVAPIPGKSTIGIEVPNSIREDVFLGDILHQNLSLRPKKDLSILIGKDISGKLVGIDLNKLPHLLVAGTTGSGKSVCLNSMISSLVVHLSPEEVRFIMIDPKMVELTLYEDIPHLLMPVITDPKKATRALAWAIQEMEARYHSVSKLKCRDFKTYNEKVEQGAHRDGYKKMPYIVIFIDELADLMMVSGKDLEDAITRITQKSRAVGIHLIMATQRPSVDVITGLIKANCPARMAFHVAQKTDSKIILDQNGAESLLGKGDFLYKSPTAADLIRIQSPYVSEEEIEKIVEEARKFGKPSYVDFDLDEETENSVVDEGDEELFEQAWEIVRTDRKASASYLQRRMRIGYNKAARLMELMEERGYVSPQIGSKGREILK comes from the coding sequence ATGGAATCTAAATCCAAAGAATTTAAATCAGCCTGGAATTTGCAAAATGGAAAGATGATTCTACCGTATCTACTTCTTTTTGCGGGGATTATATTAACTCTCTCTTTGGGTTCTTTCGATTCTGGCGAACACGGTGTGGAATATAATTTTTTCGGAAGACTTGGGTATTATATTTCTTATGGAATGTTTTTTATGTTTGGAGCGGCGTCGTTTTTGCCCGGGCTTTTTACAATCGGTTTGGGGTCTCTTCGACTTGTCAAAGAAGGATTTGAACTTACGAACAGGCTATTTTCTATTCCGGTTTTTTTATTGTGTTATACGGTAACCCTTCAAGTAACTGGGCATGTTTCGACGATTCCCTTTGCTTCTCAAGGAGGTTTTGTAGGACAGTTATTATCTTCTGGTCTAGAATTTGTATTTGGTTCCACGGGAAAAATTTTAATTCATCTAGTGTTCTATTTTTACGGTTTAATATTATTGTTAAACGAATCCCCGCTTCATTTTATTGGAAGGGCTATCGGAACCGCCGGAGCAAAATATAAAGAAGGATTTAAATCCGGATTTGGAAAACGGGGAGAAAATTTAGGTTCACTTTTTCAATCTGCAGTAGAAAAATTTCAAAGAAAAGAATCCGCTCCTCCTTGGATTTCCACGAACACAAATGATTGGAACGATTTACAGACTAAATCGTTGGGAAACCATAGATCCTCTGAGTTACAAAATACGCTCCATTCTACCTTTGGAAAAGAAGGAAAACTTTCCGATTTTTTGTCAAAGGTGGATAAACATTCTTTGGAAACTCCGAAAACGTCTAAGATTCGTTTTCAAAATCACGGTGCTTTTTCCGGAAACTTTGAGAAACAAGGAAAGGTGTTTCGTTTTGAATCGGTTTCTTCTTCCCTTTCTGAAAAAATTAGAGAAGAAAAAAACTTTCAAAAAGCTACTTCTCGTTGGGAGATTATAGACTTTAGAACTTCTAGTTTTTCTAATATTTCTTCTGAAAAAGAACCTTCGATTACGTTAGTCGTTCCTTCTGAGTCGGAAATAAAAAAAGAATGGAATCAGACTAATCTTATATTACAATCAGAGAAATCACAGGATAAATTTTCGTTCGAAGAGAAAGAAAGGATCGAACAAACGGATTCTGAACTCGAAAAAGAATTTTATGAGGAAGAAAGTGCGGATTCTGAAGAGGACTTCTCTGAAGAAGAAACTTTAAGTTCTGAAACTTCTATTGAAAAAGATATTTCTGAAAATCTTAAAACTTCTACGATTTCAAGTTCCAAAGAAGTTTCTACAAAACATACTTCTAGTTCTCCTGAAGAAGAAAAGTTAGAACCGGGATTACCTTTTCCGCCGACTACATTGGTTCCAGAAGTAAAATCAAAACGTTCTATCTATCACGTTCCTCTTAAAAGTTTAAAAACGACTACTACAAAAATTCAAGACCCTTTGTTTAAGATTGAGGCGGACAAAGTAGCTCGTAAGATAGAAGAAATAATCCGTCAATATGGTTATGAATCCCAAGTTGTTTCTATGGAAAGAGGACCGATCATTACTCGTTACGAACTCACTCCACCTTTAGGAGTCAAACTAGGAAGGATCACTTCTCTTTCGGATGAACTTCGTTTGTATCTAGCGGTAAAAAATATTCGGATCGTAGCGCCGATTCCGGGTAAATCTACGATCGGAATCGAAGTTCCTAACAGTATCAGAGAAGATGTATTTTTAGGAGATATTCTTCATCAAAACCTAAGCCTTCGTCCTAAAAAAGATTTATCTATTTTAATTGGAAAAGATATATCCGGTAAGTTAGTCGGAATCGATTTGAATAAACTTCCTCATTTGCTCGTCGCGGGAACTACGGGTTCCGGTAAATCGGTTTGTTTGAATTCTATGATTTCTTCTTTGGTGGTACATCTTTCTCCCGAAGAAGTTCGTTTTATTATGATCGATCCTAAAATGGTGGAACTCACGTTATACGAGGACATTCCTCATTTATTAATGCCTGTGATCACCGATCCTAAGAAGGCGACTCGCGCATTGGCTTGGGCTATTCAGGAAATGGAAGCAAGGTATCATTCTGTTTCCAAACTCAAGTGTAGAGATTTTAAAACGTATAACGAAAAAGTAGAACAGGGCGCTCACAGAGACGGATATAAAAAGATGCCTTATATAGTCATTTTTATAGACGAGCTTGCGGATCTGATGATGGTTTCTGGTAAGGATCTAGAAGATGCGATCACTCGGATTACTCAAAAATCAAGAGCGGTGGGAATCCATCTGATTATGGCAACACAACGTCCTTCCGTGGATGTGATCACAGGTTTGATCAAAGCGAACTGTCCCGCTCGTATGGCGTTTCACGTGGCTCAGAAAACGGATTCTAAAATTATATTGGATCAAAACGGCGCTGAATCTCTATTAGGAAAAGGTGATTTTCTTTATAAGTCTCCGACGGCGGCGGATCTAATTCGAATTCAATCTCCTTATGTATCGGAAGAAGAGATCGAAAAAATTGTAGAAGAAGCGCGTAAGTTTGGCAAACCTTCTTATGTAGATTTTGATTTGGATGAGGAAACCGAAAATTCTGTAGTGGACGAAGGGGACGAGGAACTTTTTGAACAGGCTTGGGAAATCGTTAGAACCGATCGAAAGGCTTCTGCGAGTTATTTGCAAAGAAGAATGAGAATCGGCTACAATAAAGCGGCGCGTTTGATGGAGTTGATGGAAGAAAGAGGTTACGTCAGTCCTCAGATCGGATCAAAAGGAAGAGAAATATTAAAATAA
- a CDS encoding DUF736 family protein: protein MAEYTLKEKKGSLFSNATKEKETQPDYTGKVLLEGKTYRLAGWIRKSATGKNYLSLSLSEPNLEKKSEGSSVVTATDGNDFTDIEEDFPF, encoded by the coding sequence ATGGCAGAATACACACTGAAAGAAAAAAAAGGAAGTCTCTTTAGCAACGCAACCAAGGAAAAAGAAACTCAACCAGATTACACCGGTAAGGTGCTTCTCGAAGGTAAAACATATCGACTTGCCGGATGGATCCGCAAATCGGCAACGGGAAAAAACTATCTTTCCCTAAGTCTTTCAGAACCAAATCTTGAAAAAAAGTCAGAAGGAAGTTCAGTCGTAACGGCAACGGACGGAAACGATTTTACGGATATAGAAGAGGATTTTCCTTTTTGA
- a CDS encoding TPM domain-containing protein, with translation MNLLKTQMIQSVTTKILFFVSLLVCTAGTHLKIGNSHSIFIIEEWKTEDQNIPLLRSPVTDTTSTLTKEQKTQLTNRLISFETEKGNQIAVLIVGSTGEWTIEEYAVKVFEKTKLGRKGIDDGVLIVVAIQNHKTKIEVGYGLEGTIPDATAKKIIEEFMIPKFREGNYFQGIADGIDTIITKINEEELPKTNISQIAEEKFPVVEQKNDFDKYVAFVPYVIVAIFAIATLVVSGIVGLIMLIGVFVFFSYRSTFPINFCIGIFFTVFKLIMDEIYLKIFNKSKTSNKSKNIRKSKTSSKSFWRIILFGYNYKILFGYKHNSSAWSSSSNSSSSSWSGGGGRSGGGGASGSW, from the coding sequence ATGAATCTTTTAAAAACTCAAATGATTCAATCGGTAACTACAAAAATCTTATTCTTTGTATCTCTTTTAGTATGTACAGCCGGAACTCATTTAAAAATTGGAAACTCACATTCCATTTTTATCATAGAAGAATGGAAAACAGAAGATCAGAATATTCCCCTACTCCGCTCTCCGGTTACGGATACTACTTCTACTCTAACGAAAGAACAAAAGACTCAACTCACAAATAGGTTAATTTCATTTGAAACGGAAAAAGGAAATCAAATCGCAGTATTGATCGTAGGCTCTACGGGTGAATGGACCATAGAAGAATACGCGGTCAAAGTATTCGAAAAAACTAAATTAGGTCGTAAAGGAATCGACGACGGAGTATTGATCGTAGTAGCCATCCAAAACCATAAAACAAAAATAGAAGTCGGCTACGGACTGGAAGGAACTATACCCGACGCAACTGCAAAAAAAATCATAGAAGAGTTTATGATTCCTAAGTTTCGAGAAGGAAATTATTTTCAAGGAATTGCAGATGGAATTGATACAATTATAACCAAAATCAATGAGGAAGAATTACCTAAAACAAATATATCCCAGATTGCAGAGGAAAAATTTCCGGTTGTAGAACAAAAAAACGATTTTGATAAATATGTTGCCTTCGTGCCGTATGTAATAGTTGCAATCTTTGCAATAGCTACTCTGGTAGTATCGGGAATCGTAGGCTTGATTATGCTAATCGGAGTCTTCGTATTCTTTTCTTATCGTTCAACATTCCCCATCAACTTTTGTATTGGGATTTTTTTCACTGTATTCAAGCTAATCATGGACGAGATATATTTAAAAATCTTCAATAAATCAAAAACCTCCAATAAATCAAAGAACATCCGTAAGTCAAAGACCTCCAGCAAGTCGTTCTGGAGAATTATTTTGTTCGGTTACAATTACAAAATTCTGTTCGGTTACAAGCACAACTCCTCGGCTTGGAGCAGTTCCTCCAATAGC